One genomic window of Indicator indicator isolate 239-I01 chromosome 11, UM_Iind_1.1, whole genome shotgun sequence includes the following:
- the CASD1 gene encoding N-acetylneuraminate 9-O-acetyltransferase isoform X1 encodes MAALAYTGGKREINYYFSVRSAKVLALGAVLLLTACHAASRRYRGGDTCEYLLSSGRFLGEKVWQPHSCMMHKYKNSEAKNCLLDRHVAFIGDSRIRQLFYSFIKLLNPQVKEEGNKHGNILFEDKSASIRVDFLWYPEVNGSMRQRIKSWTEDSVAKPHIIVAGAATWSIKIHNGSNEGLTQYKINITSIAPLLEKLAKSSDVYWVLQDPVYEDLLSESRKMITNEKIDAYNEAAVRILNSSSRNSKAKVKVFSVSKLIAQETIMKSADGLHLPESSRDTNAMILMNVYCNKIMKPIDGSCCQPQPPLTLIQKLAFCFFTLSIIGYLIISLIHRNNYRKNKSCTDLESGEEKKPAINTPNVSTLEMLLHSFCKLGLIMTYFYLCDRANLFMKENKFYTHSSFFIPIVYILVLGVFYTENTKETKVLNREQTDEWKGWMQLVILIYHISGASTFLPVYMHIRVLVAAYLFQTGYGHFSYFWLKGDFGVYRVCQVLFRLNFLVVVLCIVMDRPYQFYYFVPLVTVWFMIIYATLAIWPQIVQKKANGNCLWHFGLLLKLICLLTCIYFLSYSQGVFEKIFSFWPLSKCFELNGNVYEWWFRWKLDRYVVFHGMLFAFIYLALQKCQMISEGKGDPLFSNRVSNILLFISVVSFLTYSIWASSCKNKTECNELHPSVSVVQILAFVLIRNVPGYIRSVYSSFFAWFGKISLELFICQYHIWLAADTKGILVLIPGYPMFNVLVSTFIFVCVAHEISQITNDLAQIVVPKDNSTLLKRLLCIGGFFSGLLLFSAMQDQSRH; translated from the exons gTGGTGATACATGTGAATATCTTCTGTCCAGTGGGAGATTCCTTGGAGAAAAAGTATGGCAACCCCACAGTTGTATGATGCATAAATATAAAAACAG tgaaGCAAAAAACTGCCTCCTAGACAGACATGTTGCCTTTATAGGAGATTCTAGAATTCGACAGTTATTCTATTCTTTTATAAAACTTCTAAATCCTCAAGTCAAAGAAGAAGGAAACAAG cATGGAAATATCCTGTTTGAAGATAAATCTGCTTCAATTAGAGTG GATTTCCTGTGGTATCCAGAAGTTAATGGCTCTATGAGGCAACGTATCAAATCTTGGACTGAG GATTCTGTGGCAAAACCTCATATAATTGTAGCAGGAGCTGCCACG tggTCTATCAAGATTCACAATGGCAGCAATGAAGGCCTCACACAATACAAAATCAATATCACTTCAATTGCACCTCTTCTGGAAAAGTTAGCCAAAAGTAGCGATGTTTACTGGGTCTTACAAG ATCCTGTTTATGAAGATCTGCTGAGTGAAAGCAGGAAGATGATCACTAATGAGAAAATAGATGCTTATAATGAAGCTGCTGTTCGGATTCTAAACAGCAGTTCTCGAAATTCCAAAGCTAAAGTGAAAGTGTTCAGTGTGTCAAAATTAATAGCACAAGAAACTATCATGAAGTCTGCAGATGGTCTGCATCTCCCTGAATCAAGCAGAGATACA AATGCAATGATCCTCATGAATGTCTACTGCAATAAGATCATGAAGCCCATTGatggctcctgctgccagcctcagcctcctctcactCTGATACAGAAGTTGGCTTTCTGTTTCTTCACTTTGTCTATTATTGGATATTTAATTATCAGTTTAATTCATCGGAATAATTATCGTAAGAATAAATCCTGCACTGATTTGGaaagtggagaggagaagaaacctGCTATCAACACTCCTAACGTTTCTACTTTAGAGATGCTCTTACACTCCTTCTGCAAACTTGGTCTAATCATGACCTACTTTTATCTATGTGACAGAGCAAATCTTTtcatgaaggaaaataaattttatacGCATTCATCTTTCTTCATACCCATCGTCTATATCTTGGTTTTGGGGGTATTTTATACCGAAAATACCAAAGAG ACTAAAGTGTTAAATAGAGAACAGACTGATGAATGGAAAGGCTGGATGCAGCTTGTTATTTTGATTTACCATATTTCTGGAGCAAGCACT TTTTTGCCTGTCTACATGCACATTCGAGTTCTGGTTGCTGCATATCTGTTCCAAACAGGTTATGGGCACTTCTCCTATTTTTGGCTCAAAGGGGACTTTGGTGTGTACAGAGTGTGTCAG GTTCTGTTTCGTCTCAATTTCCTGGTTGTGGTTCTGTGCATCGTGATGGACCGACCTTACCAGTTCTACTACTTCGTGCCATTGGTCACTGTCTGGTTTATGATCATTTATGCCACCTTAGCTATATGGCCTCAGATAGtccagaagaaagcaaatg ggaactgcttgtgGCACTTCGGGTTACTGCTGAAGCTGATTTGCTTGCTGACATGTATATATTTTCTGTCATATTCTCAG ggCGTGTTTGagaagatattttctttttggcCGCTGTCCAAGTGTTTTGAGCTGAATGGGAATGTCTATGAGTGGTGGTTCAGGTGGAAGTTGGATCGCTAT GTGGTTTTTCATGGgatgctgtttgcttttatttatctgGCATTGCAGAAATGTCAGATGATatcagaagggaagggagatcCTCTTTTCTCCAACAGagtttcaaatattttattatttatttcagttGTATCCTTTCTG aCCTATTCTATTTGGGCTAGTAGCTGTAAAAACAAGACAGAGTGCAATGAACTACATCCTTCTGTTTCTGTGGTGCAG ATTTTAGCTTTCGTCCTCATCAGGAACGTTCCTGGCTATATCCGGTCTGTCTACAGCTCCTTCTTTGCCTGGTTTGGCAAAATCTCTTTAGAG CTTTTCATTTGCCAATACCACATTTGGCTGGCAGCAGACACAAAGGGGATCTTGGTGCTCATTCCTGGATATCCAATGTTCAATGTTCTCGTCAGCACTTTCATCTTTGTGTGTGTGGCACATGAAATCTCTCAGATCACGAATGACCTAGCACAGATCGTGGTTCCTAAGGATAACTCCACTCTGCTGAAAAGGTTGCTGTGCAtaggtggatttttttctggacTGCTCCTCTTCTCAGCAATGCAAGATCAGTCAAGGCATTAA
- the CASD1 gene encoding N-acetylneuraminate 9-O-acetyltransferase isoform X2, translating to MFTGSYKNAMILMNVYCNKIMKPIDGSCCQPQPPLTLIQKLAFCFFTLSIIGYLIISLIHRNNYRKNKSCTDLESGEEKKPAINTPNVSTLEMLLHSFCKLGLIMTYFYLCDRANLFMKENKFYTHSSFFIPIVYILVLGVFYTENTKETKVLNREQTDEWKGWMQLVILIYHISGASTFLPVYMHIRVLVAAYLFQTGYGHFSYFWLKGDFGVYRVCQVLFRLNFLVVVLCIVMDRPYQFYYFVPLVTVWFMIIYATLAIWPQIVQKKANGNCLWHFGLLLKLICLLTCIYFLSYSQGVFEKIFSFWPLSKCFELNGNVYEWWFRWKLDRYVVFHGMLFAFIYLALQKCQMISEGKGDPLFSNRVSNILLFISVVSFLTYSIWASSCKNKTECNELHPSVSVVQILAFVLIRNVPGYIRSVYSSFFAWFGKISLELFICQYHIWLAADTKGILVLIPGYPMFNVLVSTFIFVCVAHEISQITNDLAQIVVPKDNSTLLKRLLCIGGFFSGLLLFSAMQDQSRH from the exons ATGTTTACTGGGTCTTACAAG AATGCAATGATCCTCATGAATGTCTACTGCAATAAGATCATGAAGCCCATTGatggctcctgctgccagcctcagcctcctctcactCTGATACAGAAGTTGGCTTTCTGTTTCTTCACTTTGTCTATTATTGGATATTTAATTATCAGTTTAATTCATCGGAATAATTATCGTAAGAATAAATCCTGCACTGATTTGGaaagtggagaggagaagaaacctGCTATCAACACTCCTAACGTTTCTACTTTAGAGATGCTCTTACACTCCTTCTGCAAACTTGGTCTAATCATGACCTACTTTTATCTATGTGACAGAGCAAATCTTTtcatgaaggaaaataaattttatacGCATTCATCTTTCTTCATACCCATCGTCTATATCTTGGTTTTGGGGGTATTTTATACCGAAAATACCAAAGAG ACTAAAGTGTTAAATAGAGAACAGACTGATGAATGGAAAGGCTGGATGCAGCTTGTTATTTTGATTTACCATATTTCTGGAGCAAGCACT TTTTTGCCTGTCTACATGCACATTCGAGTTCTGGTTGCTGCATATCTGTTCCAAACAGGTTATGGGCACTTCTCCTATTTTTGGCTCAAAGGGGACTTTGGTGTGTACAGAGTGTGTCAG GTTCTGTTTCGTCTCAATTTCCTGGTTGTGGTTCTGTGCATCGTGATGGACCGACCTTACCAGTTCTACTACTTCGTGCCATTGGTCACTGTCTGGTTTATGATCATTTATGCCACCTTAGCTATATGGCCTCAGATAGtccagaagaaagcaaatg ggaactgcttgtgGCACTTCGGGTTACTGCTGAAGCTGATTTGCTTGCTGACATGTATATATTTTCTGTCATATTCTCAG ggCGTGTTTGagaagatattttctttttggcCGCTGTCCAAGTGTTTTGAGCTGAATGGGAATGTCTATGAGTGGTGGTTCAGGTGGAAGTTGGATCGCTAT GTGGTTTTTCATGGgatgctgtttgcttttatttatctgGCATTGCAGAAATGTCAGATGATatcagaagggaagggagatcCTCTTTTCTCCAACAGagtttcaaatattttattatttatttcagttGTATCCTTTCTG aCCTATTCTATTTGGGCTAGTAGCTGTAAAAACAAGACAGAGTGCAATGAACTACATCCTTCTGTTTCTGTGGTGCAG ATTTTAGCTTTCGTCCTCATCAGGAACGTTCCTGGCTATATCCGGTCTGTCTACAGCTCCTTCTTTGCCTGGTTTGGCAAAATCTCTTTAGAG CTTTTCATTTGCCAATACCACATTTGGCTGGCAGCAGACACAAAGGGGATCTTGGTGCTCATTCCTGGATATCCAATGTTCAATGTTCTCGTCAGCACTTTCATCTTTGTGTGTGTGGCACATGAAATCTCTCAGATCACGAATGACCTAGCACAGATCGTGGTTCCTAAGGATAACTCCACTCTGCTGAAAAGGTTGCTGTGCAtaggtggatttttttctggacTGCTCCTCTTCTCAGCAATGCAAGATCAGTCAAGGCATTAA